The following are from one region of the Sorghum bicolor cultivar BTx623 chromosome 2, Sorghum_bicolor_NCBIv3, whole genome shotgun sequence genome:
- the LOC8054556 gene encoding uncharacterized protein LOC8054556 yields MSGGGTDGGGGGATHGAEDPGAAEGPRAAKAPPGCPAGTDGGAGGQGVADDVSSQGGGGCPVAHAGRSGGDCVPGGKGVEDDVGTGGPGTGASGCPGGGAGGPGGQGVEDGVASTCLPRGGPSVVVERTGSVQQPGGDDVTGNPTSGAAPAAPHGGRSRRSKLSPAAED; encoded by the coding sequence ATGAGCGGCGGGGGAACCGacggcggtggtggcggcgccACCCACGGGGCCGAGGACCCCGGCGCAGCGGAAGGACCGCGCGCCGCAAAGGCACCTCCAGGATGTCCAGCGGGCACCGACGGCGGAGCGGGAGGCCAGGGCGTCGCGGATGACGTCAGCAGCCAAGGAGGCGGTGGGTGTCCGGTCGCTCACGCCGGCCGAAGCGGTGGAGACTGCGTCCCAGGCGGCAAAGGCGTCGAGGATGATGTGGGGACCGGAGGCCCGGGTACGGGCGCCTCTGGATGCCCCGGGGGCGGCGCCGGTGGTCCAGGCGGTCAAGGTGTCGAGGACGGCGTGGCGAGCACATGCCTCCCGAGAGGAGGGCCGTCGGTTGTGGTGGAGAGGACCGGCTCAGTCCAACAGCCGGGTGGGGACGATGTCACCGGAAACCCGACCAGCGGCGCAGCCCCAGCGGCACCCCATGGCGGACGGAGCAGGAGGAGCAAGCTTTCACCGGCAGCGGAAGACTGA